GCAAGCCGTCCGACAAGGAGATGAGATGGCCATCGACAACGACAGGAACCGTGTTTGCCCCGTTGGGCTCGCGAGTCCGCTCGAAGCCAGCATCAGACGGTGGCTGCAGGATCCGCGGAAGATCCTCTCTCCCTTCGTCAAAGAGGGGATGACCGTTCTCGACATCGGTTGTGGCCCGGGGTTCTTCTCAATCGACCTGGCGGGGATGGTCGGCCGGACGGGGAAGGTCATCTCCGCCGACCTGCAGGATGGGATGTTGCGGAAGCTCAGCACCAGGATCCGCGGAACGGAACTGGAAGCACGGATTCACCTGGTGAAGTGCGAACGGGACAAGATCAACGTTTCACGGAAGATCGACTTCGGGTTGGCTTTCTGGATGGTCCACGAGGTGCCCGACAAGCTCGGCTTCTTCAAGCAGCTCAAGGCCATCATGAACGACAAGGCACGAATCCTCATGGTCGAACCGAAGTTGTTCCACGTGTCGCGCAAGGAGTTCGAGGCAACAACTTCCCTGGCTGAGGATGCCGGATTCGTCGTCAGTCGAGGGCCGCGATTGCTGCTGTCCTGGTCCGCCGTCTTGGGGAATGCCTGAACCCGGCTCGAAGCCAGTTCGTCGGAGGTCGTGCCACGCGAGATGGACGGAACAGAGGCGCGCCTGCTTTCGTAACTTGTGGGTGTGTTTCTGCACCGCGAACACCTGAATCTCCGACCCGATGGCCAGAACGGGAGTGCCTGTTTCGGCTGACACTTGGGTCGCGAGCGGGCGGTATCTGGGACGCACTCCGGGCCATTCAGGGAGGGCACCGTGGACAGGAGACTGTGGCTGAAGGTTGCCGCCGGACTGAGTTTCTCCATGGCGGTGTGTCAGGCGGTCATCTCGGTCTGGCCGGCCGCAGCGGCGTACTTTCAGGCGCCACCGGGACTGCTGAACGACCGCGTCCGATTGTTCGTGGTCGGAGAAGCCGCCGCGCTGATCCCCGTGCTCTTCGGCCTCTATGCGTTATCCGGGGCCGGCGTCATCCGGCGCCTGCCGCTCCTGCGGACTGCCTTGGTGGGGATCGGGAGCCTGTTCCTCTTGCGCGGGTTGTTCATCATCCTCACCTTCTTGGTCGCGCTGGGGGTCCTGCAAGGACAAGTCTCGCTGCCTGGCGTGGCGTCCCACGTGGTCTTCCTCTCAGCCGGTATCGCGTACCTGGCAGGAACCGTCCTCAACTGGAAGACACCGAAGAGCAGCTAATTCCTTGCGCGTCTTGGCGGCGTTCCCCTCGGCAGTTGTGTTCCCAAACGCAGCCTTGCGGACTCGTACGCAGCCGCGAAGCCCCAGACCGATCACGAGCGCACCAATAGCCACAATCGCGAGAACCGCCCTTGACTCGGAACTGAGGCGCTTGTCGAGCATGGAGCGGAACAGCAGCGAGATAGTCGCCACGACACCTGTGGCTAGGAAGCAGTCGGAGACCCACGCGAGGACGTTAGAGCTCATGACCAGATGGGCCTCCCCCCGAAGTTCCCCCTCCCGCTTCGAGAAGGGCTTCTATCTGCCGGCGCGGCAGAGTGGAGCACTTCCGCGCCAGCTTCCAGCGCGACCACAACACCGATAGCGAGTCGGTTTCACGCCGCTCGCAGCACAGGAGCCGCGATCGTCGTCATCTAAAGGTCATCGTGTCCCGATCGTCACGCCGCACGCCGGAATCGTCCCGTACACATCTTCACCAACCCCGCTGGGGATTCGAACCCGGGCTTTCCATCGCTGCCTGTCCTTTGCTGCCGCCGCCGTGGCAACCCTGGCCCGCATCATGCGAAGCCTTGTCTGATTCCCAATAGCGCCAGACGCGTGAGCAGTCGCGCATATTGCCCGGAGGCTCGCGTACCGTCGGGGAGCCCTCACCGTCCGCCGTCCCTATCCCGGCCCGGCCGATGGAGACGCACAATCGGCCGACGGTCTGCCGGTGATCCTGCGGCCAGATCGACCGGGCTGGAAGCAGCGACAGCCCCAATTCAGCCCCAAAGCGGCGGATCGGGGCGAGCGCCGCAGAAGGCGCATTCCTGTAAGTGCGTGTTTCCAAGTGCCGGGGGTGGGAATCGAACCCACACGACCCTTGTGGAGTCCCGGGATTTTAAGTCCCGTGCGTCTGCCAGTTTCGCCACCCCGGCCTGAAGGATTATCGCACGTTGTACCGACGAATCGACGTCGTTGCCGTCCTTGTCACCCCACCACCGGCAGCAGGATCCCCGTCGCCATCACCGCCTCCTGAGAGTCGCCGTCCACGGACACGCGGTCGTCGGAGGGCCCAATCATCACGCCGCCTCGCAAAGCGTCAGCCAGGGAAAGGTGATGGCCTCAGTCACGTCGCACCTCCCGAAAGCACTCAGAAATGCGGGAGATCTTCGGCAGGTTTGAATCGCCGTCATCACGATCACCGTCATCGTTCCATTGATGCTACAAAAGGCATCATAAATGACATAATAGATGCTGTATAACGCATCAGTAGATTGACCTTAGATGCTTTCTAGCGCATCATACATTCATGAGAGCCAACAAACAGAGCCTCATCAGCCAGCGAAAGCTCATCGAGAAGAAGATTCGCCCGTGGATCGCCATCCGAACGGACCAGATGCCGCGCTCCGGCTGGATCAAAGCGGTTCGGGGCGCGCTCGGCATGAATACGCGGCAACTCGCCGAACGTGTCGGTGTCGACCAATCCAACATCACGCGGATTGAGGAGCGGGAACCTTCAGGCAAGGTCACTCTAGAACGACTTGCGAAGACCGCCCGCGCGATGAACTGCAAGTTGATCTACGCCATCGTTCCAAACGATCGATTCGCCGATCTTGAGGCGATCATCGAC
Above is a window of Acidobacteriota bacterium DNA encoding:
- a CDS encoding mobile mystery protein A, with protein sequence MRANKQSLISQRKLIEKKIRPWIAIRTDQMPRSGWIKAVRGALGMNTRQLAERVGVDQSNITRIEEREPSGKVTLERLAKTARAMNCKLIYAIVPNDRFADLEAIIDERATDLAEQLVHTAEHSMRLEKQGASNDDLAKEVDSLAHQLKSKMDSRIWGKRTGNSWSEAHK
- a CDS encoding methyltransferase domain-containing protein; the encoded protein is MAIDNDRNRVCPVGLASPLEASIRRWLQDPRKILSPFVKEGMTVLDIGCGPGFFSIDLAGMVGRTGKVISADLQDGMLRKLSTRIRGTELEARIHLVKCERDKINVSRKIDFGLAFWMVHEVPDKLGFFKQLKAIMNDKARILMVEPKLFHVSRKEFEATTSLAEDAGFVVSRGPRLLLSWSAVLGNA